A part of Myxococcus landrumus genomic DNA contains:
- a CDS encoding DNA gyrase subunit B: MLFTADGFRRAIRRRPALFIGDTAVSGKSRFVESLLMLGVMGARDSRLREVSATLASDGACSVAFDGLPWPTTQGVSPFAELESWLTFANVDMAAGPPPGMPHGIFLQTPCIDLGLLNALSSPLDVIAWSGEQTWRRTFREGLPVESPLDTAPDRVPPSSGAGLRVTLTPDPSIFDPPPGFSWAWLTERLSALSALAPATSWRLRDEASGADVFFRREHGLAGLCAERSASSRPLHEPWVFTGRAGATDVDLALQWVEDPASASILSWANHEPSPRRGSHHAGLFRGLRTALRTRRETLGLPPVSRAFSDTALSERLTVVMSISSSSIVWRGSLMHPLEAPKVRSDVSKLVRDWMKQTLASHPKVESELFTLLGVSPS; encoded by the coding sequence ATGCTCTTCACCGCGGACGGGTTTCGCCGGGCCATCCGCCGGCGGCCGGCGCTATTCATCGGCGACACGGCGGTATCAGGCAAATCCCGGTTCGTCGAGTCCCTGCTCATGCTGGGCGTCATGGGTGCGAGGGACTCCAGGCTGCGGGAGGTCTCGGCCACGCTCGCATCGGACGGTGCCTGTTCCGTCGCCTTCGACGGCTTGCCTTGGCCCACGACCCAGGGGGTATCGCCTTTCGCGGAGCTGGAGTCCTGGCTCACGTTCGCGAACGTCGACATGGCGGCGGGGCCACCCCCTGGGATGCCTCACGGCATCTTCCTTCAGACGCCCTGCATCGACCTGGGGCTGCTCAACGCGCTCTCCTCACCCCTGGATGTCATCGCCTGGTCTGGTGAGCAGACCTGGCGGCGGACCTTTCGCGAAGGGCTCCCCGTGGAGTCCCCCCTCGACACCGCGCCCGACCGGGTTCCTCCGTCCTCGGGCGCCGGGCTGCGCGTCACCTTGACCCCGGACCCGTCCATCTTCGACCCGCCCCCAGGCTTCTCCTGGGCCTGGCTGACGGAGCGCCTGTCAGCGCTCTCCGCGTTGGCGCCCGCCACGTCCTGGCGTCTACGTGACGAGGCCTCGGGGGCGGACGTGTTCTTCCGTCGCGAGCACGGACTCGCCGGCCTGTGCGCGGAGCGCTCCGCATCCTCCCGGCCTCTGCACGAACCGTGGGTCTTCACCGGACGCGCAGGGGCGACAGACGTCGACCTCGCGCTCCAGTGGGTCGAGGACCCCGCCAGCGCGAGCATCCTCTCCTGGGCCAATCACGAACCCAGCCCGCGACGTGGCTCGCATCATGCGGGGCTCTTCCGAGGACTGCGCACGGCCCTGCGCACCAGGAGGGAGACCCTCGGGCTCCCACCCGTGAGCCGCGCATTCTCAGACACGGCGCTGTCCGAGCGGCTCACGGTGGTGATGAGCATCAGTTCCTCCTCCATCGTCTGGCGTGGCTCGTTGATGCACCCGCTGGAGGCCCCCAAGGTCCGTAGCGATGTCTCGAAGCTCGTCAGGGACTGGATGAAGCAGACCCTCGCGAGTCATCCGAAGGTGGAGTCGGAACTGTTCACCCTCCTGGGCGTCTCTCCGTCCTGA
- a CDS encoding DUF1361 domain-containing protein produces MSFLSVLRRHGLWPAALSSAVGVGMVAYRLDWSQSASYAFLVWNLILAWAPYVIALAARVLMLRGHGLRVLAPMAMAWLALFPNAPYLLTDFIHVHQRPVVPIWFDVALMTLFVATGWLLGLLSLEVWKQWLEERWGRRTAWGFVGVTSVLCGYGIYLGRVERWNSWHVLTHPSTLFTSIGAHLREPLAFPYLTSLTVFFGLLVPLSYVAYEALVARIRRPRTAS; encoded by the coding sequence ATGTCCTTCTTGTCCGTGTTGCGCCGTCACGGCCTGTGGCCCGCGGCCCTCAGCAGTGCCGTCGGCGTGGGCATGGTGGCCTACCGCCTCGACTGGAGCCAGAGCGCCAGCTACGCGTTCCTCGTGTGGAACCTCATCCTGGCCTGGGCCCCCTACGTCATCGCCCTGGCGGCGCGGGTCCTCATGCTCAGGGGCCACGGCCTCCGGGTGCTCGCGCCCATGGCCATGGCCTGGCTGGCGCTGTTCCCCAACGCGCCCTACCTCCTCACGGACTTCATCCACGTGCACCAGCGGCCCGTGGTGCCCATCTGGTTCGACGTGGCGCTCATGACGCTCTTCGTCGCCACCGGCTGGCTCTTGGGCCTCTTGTCCCTGGAGGTGTGGAAGCAATGGCTGGAGGAGCGCTGGGGCCGCCGCACCGCCTGGGGCTTCGTCGGCGTCACCTCCGTGCTGTGTGGCTACGGCATCTACCTGGGCCGGGTGGAGCGCTGGAACAGCTGGCACGTGCTCACCCACCCCTCGACGCTCTTCACCTCCATCGGGGCCCACCTGCGTGAGCCCCTGGCCTTCCCGTACCTGACCAGCCTCACCGTCTTCTTCGGCCTGCTGGTGCCCCTGTCCTACGTGGCCTACGAGGCGCTCGTCGCCCGCATCCGCCGCCCGCGCACGGCGAGCTGA
- a CDS encoding HAD-IG family 5'-nucleotidase, protein MRSQLSGPPPERGLFCNRTLNLRAIKAVGYDMDYTLIHYRVEAWERRAYEHIRDRLVAQGWPVGDLQFDPALAIRGLIIDTEKGNLLKANRFGFVKKALHGTRAMDFITQRDEYSHVVIDLHERRWVFLNTLFSLSEACLYAQLVDRLDAGVLPGPMGYADLYEHVRKNLDATHMQGQLKAEIIADPERYVLDDPETPLALLDQRNAGKKLLLITNSEWAYTEPMMHFAFDKHLPQGMTWRQLFDVVIVSARKPEFFTTRSALFEVVETNGEALLRPHSGPFKAGTPYFGGSAVELERHLGMSGDEILYVGDHMFGDVHVSKSELRWRTALILRELEDEVRAIASFRSTEARLAERMVLKERMEWESCQLRLELQRRRADYGPRSDTPPEAELVSRLGELRESLEALDAELAPMARAATELSNPIWGLLTRAGNDKSHLARQVERYADIYTSRVSNFLFATPFVYLRSPRGSLPHDPSLPGGTPVFPAADGGGGMADAE, encoded by the coding sequence ATGCGCTCGCAACTTTCTGGTCCCCCGCCCGAGCGGGGCCTGTTCTGCAACCGCACCCTCAACCTGCGCGCCATCAAGGCCGTGGGTTACGACATGGACTACACGCTCATCCACTACCGGGTGGAAGCGTGGGAGCGCCGCGCCTACGAGCACATCCGAGACCGGCTCGTTGCACAGGGCTGGCCCGTGGGCGACCTCCAGTTCGACCCGGCGCTGGCCATCCGCGGCCTCATCATCGACACCGAGAAGGGCAACCTGCTCAAGGCCAACCGCTTCGGCTTCGTGAAGAAGGCCCTCCATGGCACGCGCGCCATGGACTTCATCACCCAGCGCGACGAGTACTCCCACGTCGTCATCGACCTGCACGAGCGCCGGTGGGTGTTCCTCAACACGCTGTTCTCGCTGTCGGAGGCGTGCCTCTACGCGCAGTTGGTGGACCGGCTGGACGCGGGCGTGCTGCCGGGCCCCATGGGCTACGCGGACCTCTACGAGCACGTGCGAAAGAACCTGGACGCCACGCACATGCAGGGGCAGCTCAAGGCGGAAATCATCGCCGACCCGGAGCGCTACGTGCTGGATGACCCGGAGACGCCGCTGGCGCTCCTGGACCAGCGCAACGCGGGCAAGAAGCTCCTGCTCATCACCAACAGCGAGTGGGCCTACACCGAGCCCATGATGCACTTCGCCTTCGACAAGCACCTGCCCCAGGGCATGACGTGGCGGCAGCTGTTCGACGTGGTGATTGTCTCCGCGCGCAAGCCCGAGTTCTTCACCACCCGCTCCGCGCTCTTCGAGGTGGTGGAGACCAACGGCGAGGCGCTGCTGCGTCCGCACTCCGGCCCCTTCAAGGCGGGCACGCCCTACTTCGGCGGCAGCGCGGTGGAGCTGGAGCGCCACCTGGGCATGAGCGGCGACGAGATTCTCTACGTGGGCGACCACATGTTCGGCGACGTGCACGTGTCCAAGAGCGAGCTGCGGTGGCGCACCGCGCTCATCCTCCGCGAGCTGGAGGACGAGGTGCGCGCCATCGCGTCCTTCCGCTCCACCGAGGCCCGGCTCGCCGAACGCATGGTGCTCAAGGAGCGGATGGAGTGGGAGAGCTGCCAGCTGCGGCTGGAGCTCCAGCGGCGCCGCGCGGACTACGGGCCTCGCTCCGACACGCCTCCGGAAGCGGAGCTGGTGAGCCGGCTGGGGGAGCTGCGTGAGTCCCTGGAGGCCCTGGACGCGGAGCTGGCCCCCATGGCCCGCGCCGCCACCGAGCTGTCCAATCCCATCTGGGGCCTGCTCACCCGCGCCGGCAACGACAAGAGCCATCTGGCGCGCCAGGTGGAGCGCTACGCGGACATCTACACGTCGCGCGTGTCCAACTTCCTGTTCGCCACGCCCTTCGTCTACCTGCGCAGCCCGCGCGGCAGCCTCCCGCACGACCCCAGCCTGCCGGGCGGCACCCCCGTCTTCCCCGCCGCCGATGGTGGGGGCGGCATGGCGGACGCCGAGTAA
- a CDS encoding TraR/DksA family transcriptional regulator gives MDSLAREARDALVQRGERLRRARTRPSPEAEGEERELVEIDAALTRIALGLFGRCERCGGAMGRNRLRAVPEARYCVTCVALGG, from the coding sequence ATGGACAGTCTGGCTCGTGAGGCGCGGGACGCCCTGGTGCAGCGTGGCGAGCGCCTGAGGAGGGCGCGGACGAGGCCTTCGCCGGAGGCCGAGGGGGAGGAGCGGGAGCTGGTGGAGATAGACGCGGCGCTCACGCGAATCGCGCTGGGGTTGTTCGGCCGCTGTGAGCGATGTGGTGGGGCGATGGGGCGCAACCGCCTGCGAGCCGTCCCGGAGGCGCGCTACTGCGTGACGTGTGTGGCGCTGGGCGGCTGA
- a CDS encoding imm11 family protein — MERHFYSVGLADVPHWLLETPILESGEAFDEPWLFTDGRVLPEPGPIKAQVYHPGRKRTFMFAGVEGTPIVSQEIANALRTLAPADVQLFPVTVEGDAEPYFVVNAIKVIDCIHEEHCEEVQHYGADADTFPEYAGEYRWIYGLRIDPAKTEGAQIFRLKKFKNALIVSEEIKTALEHIGNLGVSFERVTGPQERLH, encoded by the coding sequence GTGGAGCGCCATTTCTACTCAGTGGGACTTGCAGATGTGCCGCACTGGCTCCTTGAGACGCCCATATTGGAATCTGGCGAGGCTTTTGACGAGCCCTGGCTGTTCACGGATGGGCGCGTTCTTCCAGAGCCTGGCCCCATCAAGGCGCAGGTCTATCATCCGGGTCGGAAGCGAACCTTCATGTTCGCGGGAGTAGAGGGAACTCCCATTGTCAGCCAAGAAATCGCGAACGCCCTCAGGACACTCGCCCCCGCGGATGTTCAGCTCTTTCCGGTCACAGTGGAGGGAGACGCCGAGCCGTACTTCGTCGTCAATGCCATCAAGGTGATTGATTGCATTCACGAAGAACACTGCGAGGAGGTGCAGCATTACGGAGCCGACGCCGACACCTTCCCTGAGTACGCAGGAGAGTACCGGTGGATCTACGGACTGCGAATCGACCCTGCGAAGACCGAGGGCGCGCAGATCTTCCGCCTCAAGAAGTTCAAGAACGCGCTCATCGTGTCAGAGGAAATCAAGACCGCGCTCGAACACATTGGGAACCTGGGCGTGTCGTTCGAGCGCGTGACAGGCCCTCAAGAACGTCTCCACTGA
- a CDS encoding AHH domain-containing protein: protein MKWVAIVVSLLFAGGCATTRVVHIDVGGGRQVVHESVEVEPVEVSEEEFKSALTRLILDLRMDVAFREADAADQRGWVRSRTLLASSNGLADSGTGASLESLSSRICLDGDECLTLVGGTGLTFSRKDRTLMALSFALDTVWESVEAEVGKVLNPTALKALVTSAALAVLLSMALPEPITKAIAVALTAAMVAYLGIVPVWEMGRGFVRLWDDAEKATSILELQDIGHQFGRVLGTNGARVLVMVVMTALGGKSAMAAQGPRLPGFPHAAVRARAEAGLQLGAAMNGGVTSIAMPAAGVLNVALSPGAAAALAMYSDGRFPGDEVGPVHHICTNKNPISDVTGGPWTPQCERIFRKAGMTLEDVANKVRLRGHEGPHPELYHKEVVRRLNRSVARCRTTESCRASLVEELAKIADELLTPDTPLRRLIVKAGD, encoded by the coding sequence GTGAAATGGGTTGCGATTGTCGTGTCATTGCTTTTCGCGGGAGGGTGTGCGACGACCCGCGTCGTTCACATTGACGTCGGAGGCGGCAGGCAGGTGGTCCACGAGTCGGTGGAGGTCGAGCCCGTCGAGGTGAGCGAGGAAGAGTTCAAGTCGGCGCTCACCCGGCTCATCCTCGATCTGAGGATGGATGTGGCCTTCCGCGAGGCAGATGCGGCGGACCAGCGGGGCTGGGTGCGGTCGAGGACGTTGCTCGCCTCCTCGAATGGACTCGCGGATTCAGGGACTGGGGCGTCTCTGGAGTCCCTGTCCTCGCGAATCTGCCTCGACGGCGACGAGTGTTTGACGTTGGTGGGCGGAACTGGGCTGACGTTCTCGCGCAAGGACCGGACGTTGATGGCGCTGTCCTTCGCGCTCGACACCGTGTGGGAGAGCGTCGAGGCGGAGGTCGGAAAGGTGCTGAACCCCACGGCGCTCAAGGCCCTGGTGACGTCGGCTGCGCTGGCCGTGCTTCTCTCGATGGCCCTTCCTGAACCCATCACGAAGGCCATCGCGGTCGCCCTGACAGCGGCGATGGTGGCCTATCTGGGCATCGTGCCAGTCTGGGAGATGGGCCGAGGCTTCGTGCGCCTGTGGGACGATGCGGAAAAGGCCACGAGCATCCTCGAGTTGCAGGACATCGGTCATCAATTCGGCAGGGTGCTGGGGACGAACGGGGCGCGAGTCCTCGTGATGGTCGTCATGACCGCCCTGGGAGGAAAGAGCGCGATGGCGGCCCAAGGGCCGAGGCTCCCTGGCTTCCCTCATGCTGCGGTGCGGGCACGGGCCGAGGCGGGCTTGCAGCTCGGTGCGGCCATGAATGGCGGCGTGACATCCATCGCGATGCCCGCGGCTGGCGTGCTGAACGTGGCGCTATCGCCCGGAGCCGCTGCCGCCCTGGCGATGTACTCGGATGGGCGGTTCCCTGGCGACGAGGTGGGGCCCGTTCATCACATCTGTACGAACAAGAACCCCATCTCCGATGTGACCGGAGGTCCTTGGACGCCTCAGTGCGAGAGGATTTTCAGGAAGGCGGGCATGACCCTTGAGGATGTGGCAAACAAGGTACGGCTCCGTGGGCACGAAGGGCCCCACCCCGAGCTGTATCACAAAGAGGTGGTGCGACGCCTCAACCGCTCTGTCGCGCGGTGCCGGACAACTGAGTCCTGCCGCGCCTCGTTGGTGGAGGAACTTGCGAAGATTGCTGATGAACTTCTAACGCCGGACACGCCGTTGCGGCGACTCATCGTGAAGGCAGGAGACTAA
- the map gene encoding type I methionyl aminopeptidase, producing MTTASPRTPPAVLPGPNDVCWCGSGTKYKKCHRGADAVEARKKGPEVARKGIRPGIISPRRDVPLHIPRPDYAATGRPQRRAMGSEIRSPDVIARMRRACKAAAEVLQEVSTHVRPGITTDELDAITHEAYIRRGGYPSTLNYHGFPKSLCTSVNEVICHGIPDNRALEDGDIVNLDITIFLDGVHGDCSATYFVGNVEPESQRLVQVTRECLDLGIAAVKPGRPISDIGRAIEEHATKNGMSVVRAYCGHGIGETFHTSLQIPHYYEPECDTVMEPGMIFTVEPMINQGGWGHRTWDDGWTAVTADGSRSAQFEHTLLVTDKGADILTVA from the coding sequence ATGACCACCGCCAGTCCCCGTACCCCTCCCGCCGTGCTGCCTGGTCCCAACGATGTCTGCTGGTGCGGCAGCGGTACCAAGTACAAGAAGTGTCACCGTGGCGCCGACGCCGTCGAGGCTCGCAAGAAGGGCCCCGAGGTCGCTCGCAAGGGCATCCGCCCCGGCATCATCAGCCCTCGCCGGGACGTGCCGCTGCACATTCCCCGGCCGGACTACGCCGCCACCGGGCGTCCCCAGCGCCGTGCGATGGGTTCGGAGATTCGTTCTCCGGACGTCATCGCGCGCATGCGCCGGGCCTGCAAGGCCGCGGCGGAGGTGCTCCAGGAGGTGTCCACGCACGTGCGTCCGGGCATCACCACGGATGAGCTGGATGCCATCACCCACGAGGCCTACATCCGCCGGGGCGGCTATCCAAGCACGCTCAACTACCACGGCTTCCCCAAGTCGCTGTGCACCTCGGTGAACGAGGTCATCTGCCACGGCATCCCCGACAACCGCGCGTTGGAGGATGGGGACATCGTGAACCTGGACATCACCATCTTCCTGGATGGAGTGCATGGTGACTGCTCGGCCACGTACTTCGTGGGCAACGTGGAGCCAGAGAGCCAGCGGCTGGTGCAAGTCACTCGCGAGTGTCTGGATTTGGGTATCGCGGCGGTGAAGCCGGGGCGGCCCATCAGCGACATTGGCCGGGCGATTGAAGAGCATGCGACGAAGAACGGGATGAGCGTGGTGCGCGCCTACTGTGGCCACGGCATCGGCGAGACGTTCCACACGTCGCTCCAGATTCCGCACTACTACGAGCCCGAGTGCGACACCGTCATGGAGCCCGGCATGATTTTCACGGTCGAGCCGATGATCAACCAGGGTGGCTGGGGGCACCGCACGTGGGATGACGGGTGGACCGCCGTCACCGCGGATGGCAGCCGCAGCGCGCAGTTCGAGCACACGTTGCTCGTGACGGACAAGGGCGCGGACATCCTCACGGTGGCGTGA
- a CDS encoding lectin OAA family protein: MSMYSVQNQWGGSKAPWNPGGIWVMGNRPRQNVTAMNVTSSDGGKTLTGTLTYAGEKAIGFRGTLSGPNTYKVENQWGGASAPWNAGGTFVLGCRVGQNVIAIDITSSDGGQSFAGTMTYSGEKPIGFKCELADGGAYAVENQWGGDTAPWNAGGLWGLGARKDQNVVALSVTSNDGGKTLEGTMTYDQEEPIGFRGTLSSAGTYTVENQWGGASAPWEPGGQWLIGARPKQNVVAMSVTSSDGGKTLEGTMTYDQEGPIGFRGILS, translated from the coding sequence ATGTCCATGTACAGCGTTCAGAACCAGTGGGGGGGTTCGAAGGCTCCTTGGAACCCGGGCGGCATCTGGGTCATGGGCAATCGGCCCAGGCAGAACGTCACCGCGATGAACGTCACCTCCAGCGATGGCGGGAAGACGCTGACGGGAACCCTGACGTACGCGGGTGAGAAGGCCATCGGCTTCCGCGGAACCCTCTCGGGCCCCAACACCTACAAGGTCGAGAACCAGTGGGGCGGCGCCTCCGCGCCCTGGAACGCGGGCGGCACCTTCGTCCTCGGCTGTCGGGTGGGCCAGAACGTCATCGCCATCGACATCACCTCCAGCGATGGCGGGCAGAGCTTCGCGGGGACGATGACGTACTCGGGCGAGAAACCCATCGGCTTCAAGTGCGAACTGGCCGATGGCGGGGCCTACGCCGTGGAGAACCAGTGGGGCGGGGACACCGCGCCGTGGAATGCCGGCGGCCTCTGGGGCCTCGGGGCGCGCAAGGACCAGAACGTCGTCGCGCTGAGCGTCACCTCCAACGACGGAGGAAAGACGCTGGAAGGGACCATGACCTACGACCAGGAAGAGCCCATCGGCTTCCGTGGCACCCTGTCCAGCGCGGGGACGTACACGGTGGAGAACCAGTGGGGCGGCGCCTCCGCGCCCTGGGAACCCGGTGGACAGTGGCTCATCGGCGCGCGGCCGAAGCAGAACGTCGTCGCCATGAGCGTCACCTCCAGCGATGGAGGAAAGACGCTGGAAGGGACCATGACCTACGACCAGGAAGGGCCCATCGGCTTCCGCGGCATCTTGAGCTGA